A genome region from Nocardia sp. NBC_00565 includes the following:
- the frdD gene encoding fumarate reductase subunit FrdD, which yields MTKRKSVEPLGWLLFSAGGMAAALLIPVLLFLFGLAFPLGWLPAPDHAYLLSVLRNPVTRLVLFGLCVLALFHWAHRFRYMLYDGLRLERFSALIILACYGAAVIGSGTAAYILLRV from the coding sequence ATGACGAAACGGAAGTCCGTGGAACCGTTGGGGTGGCTGCTGTTCAGCGCCGGCGGGATGGCGGCTGCACTGCTCATACCGGTGCTGCTGTTCCTGTTCGGCCTCGCCTTCCCACTGGGCTGGCTTCCCGCGCCCGACCACGCATACCTGCTCTCGGTGTTGCGCAATCCTGTCACCCGGCTGGTCCTTTTCGGACTCTGTGTGCTGGCGCTATTCCATTGGGCACACCGCTTCCGGTACATGCTGTACGACGGCTTGCGGCTCGAGCGGTTCAGCGCGTTGATCATCCTGGCCTGCTACGGCGCCGCCGTCATCGGCTCGGGAACGGCCGCTTATATCCTGCTTCGCGTCTAG
- a CDS encoding TauD/TfdA dioxygenase family protein — translation MTSTATQPISSESTITVLPQSGYTGAEIAGVDLASELSDQVIADIRRALLQWKVVFFRDQSIGHAEQIAFARRFGKVTPAHPYEESPPEGFPEILPIDSRRYAERNGRKRTSYDSSWHTDVTALVNPPAFSILRADTLPPYGGDTAWTNLVAAYENLPAEVRDFVDILDAEHTFENRGTQGSTRTELIARNPLRTFHPVVRVHPETGERALFVSPGFTRKLKNLRGLGPRLSSHILDALWEEATRTEYTVRFRWQPGSVAFWDNRATAHLAISDAGHLGHDRVLYRVTLEGDIPVGVDGRASESVAGEPFYGS, via the coding sequence ATGACAAGCACTGCAACACAGCCGATTTCGTCCGAATCGACCATTACCGTACTACCCCAGTCGGGCTACACCGGCGCCGAGATCGCGGGGGTCGATCTGGCGAGCGAACTGTCCGACCAGGTGATAGCCGACATTCGTCGAGCCCTCCTGCAATGGAAGGTCGTATTCTTCCGCGATCAATCGATCGGCCATGCCGAGCAGATCGCTTTCGCACGCCGTTTCGGAAAAGTCACACCGGCGCATCCGTACGAGGAGAGTCCGCCGGAGGGGTTCCCGGAGATCCTGCCGATCGACAGCAGGCGTTACGCCGAACGGAACGGCCGCAAGCGCACCTCCTACGACAGCAGCTGGCACACCGATGTCACCGCGCTGGTCAATCCGCCCGCGTTCTCGATCCTGCGCGCGGACACGCTCCCGCCGTACGGCGGCGACACCGCGTGGACCAATCTTGTTGCCGCCTACGAGAATCTGCCCGCCGAGGTGCGCGATTTCGTCGACATCCTGGATGCCGAGCACACCTTCGAGAACCGCGGGACGCAGGGCAGCACGCGGACCGAGCTGATCGCACGTAACCCACTGCGCACCTTCCACCCGGTCGTTCGGGTGCATCCGGAGACCGGCGAGCGAGCGCTGTTCGTCAGCCCGGGGTTCACTCGCAAGCTGAAGAACCTGCGCGGACTCGGACCGCGCCTGAGCTCTCATATCCTCGACGCCCTCTGGGAGGAGGCGACCCGCACCGAATACACCGTCCGATTCCGTTGGCAGCCGGGCAGCGTCGCGTTCTGGGACAATCGCGCCACCGCACATCTGGCCATCTCCGACGCCGGACATCTCGGCCACGACCGCGTCCTGTACCGGGTCACCCTCGAAGGCGATATCCCCGTCGGCGTAGACGGACGGGCGTCGGAATCGGTTGCGGGAGAACCATTCTACGGTTCCTGA
- a CDS encoding acyl-CoA dehydrogenase family protein: MTALHVERGSLAATADSGLTVVGIRAAISPVLRRLGDTATAREQTRDYAFAEVRALADAGIALAGIAKQDGGAGGSLRAVTDVVIDVARADSSVAQALRSTFLIADQVAGRADLPHRARILTRLRNRDLFAGTANERTGGASGQINATARREGAAWVVNGEKYYSTGGLYASWFSTQALAEDGTVVRFTVPVDRAGVERLDDFDAVGQRLTASGTTRFTDVRVSDDEVTSLGASQPDNPWTGSFAQLYLAAVQAGVAARALDDAVWYVREKARPIKHSSANKSVEDPYVRQTVGEIAARAQAARAVVLLAAETLEDVRGHTAPAARDPGAAAAVHIAQAGAVAIESALKAAELLFDVGGGSITNRDLGFDRHWRNARTAANHNPRQWKYAVAGAYHLTGEEPPTTGLF, from the coding sequence ATGACCGCCCTACATGTCGAACGCGGATCGCTCGCGGCGACAGCGGATTCCGGGCTCACCGTGGTGGGCATTCGCGCCGCGATCAGCCCGGTCCTGCGGCGACTCGGCGACACCGCCACGGCACGGGAGCAGACGCGTGACTACGCCTTCGCCGAGGTCCGCGCGCTCGCGGACGCCGGAATCGCGCTGGCCGGAATCGCGAAGCAGGACGGCGGCGCCGGTGGCTCGTTGCGTGCGGTGACCGATGTGGTGATCGACGTGGCACGCGCCGATTCCAGTGTGGCGCAGGCACTGCGCAGCACCTTCCTGATCGCCGATCAGGTGGCGGGCCGAGCCGATCTGCCGCACCGCGCTCGCATCCTGACGCGACTGCGAAACCGGGACCTGTTCGCGGGAACCGCGAACGAGCGCACCGGAGGCGCGAGCGGACAGATCAACGCCACGGCCCGGCGCGAAGGTGCCGCCTGGGTGGTCAACGGCGAGAAATACTACTCGACCGGTGGCCTCTATGCGTCCTGGTTCTCCACACAGGCGCTTGCCGAAGACGGTACGGTGGTGCGCTTCACCGTGCCCGTCGACCGTGCGGGCGTCGAGCGACTCGACGATTTCGATGCCGTCGGCCAGCGTCTCACAGCCAGTGGCACAACACGTTTCACCGACGTGCGGGTATCCGATGACGAGGTGACCAGCCTCGGTGCGAGCCAGCCGGACAATCCGTGGACCGGCTCCTTCGCACAGCTGTATCTCGCGGCGGTGCAGGCCGGCGTGGCCGCGCGAGCTCTCGACGACGCGGTCTGGTACGTCCGGGAGAAGGCCCGGCCGATCAAGCACAGTTCCGCGAACAAGAGCGTCGAGGATCCCTACGTGCGGCAGACGGTCGGCGAGATCGCCGCACGTGCGCAGGCAGCACGAGCCGTCGTGTTGTTGGCGGCCGAAACACTAGAGGACGTCCGGGGTCACACCGCACCCGCCGCGCGCGACCCCGGTGCCGCTGCCGCGGTGCACATCGCGCAAGCGGGTGCGGTCGCCATCGAGTCCGCGCTGAAGGCGGCCGAGTTGCTCTTCGACGTCGGGGGCGGCTCCATTACCAACCGCGATCTCGGCTTCGACCGGCACTGGCGCAACGCGCGCACCGCCGCCAATCACAACCCGCGACAGTGGAAGTATGCAGTCGCGGGGGCATATCACCTCACCGGCGAGGAACCACCGACTACCGGCCTGTTCTGA
- a CDS encoding LysR family transcriptional regulator, translating into MYDIRRLILLRDLAERTTMTAVSELHGITTSAVSQQLRILEDEVGTVLTRREGRVLRLTHAGRVLVDYTSRIITALEEAESAVAATAEAVTGVLTLATFRTAQAGLALPAAARLMAENPGLRVRVVDLMPVDSVPAVRQQEVDLAITYSYSFRARDLPLGLSSEFLFGDPLVLLAPPGLREHASKHGLTAVRDANWIAARDGAPSIVSVMYACREAGFAPRIEHRSGSFAGMAEIVEHGLGVTIVPEMSVSDEHRHLIACTITNGSRQVGVTYRQASLERPAIGAAIRALRTVARPRQLAS; encoded by the coding sequence ATGTACGACATTCGACGCCTGATCCTGTTGCGCGACCTCGCGGAGCGCACCACTATGACGGCGGTTTCGGAGTTGCACGGCATCACCACCTCGGCCGTGTCGCAGCAGTTGCGGATTCTGGAAGATGAAGTGGGCACGGTGCTCACCCGACGCGAAGGCCGGGTGTTACGGCTCACGCACGCGGGCCGGGTACTGGTCGATTACACGTCGCGGATCATCACGGCGTTGGAGGAGGCCGAGAGCGCGGTGGCCGCGACCGCGGAGGCAGTCACCGGGGTGCTCACCCTGGCCACCTTCCGCACCGCCCAGGCGGGCCTGGCTCTGCCCGCGGCGGCGCGGTTGATGGCGGAGAATCCGGGCCTGCGCGTGCGGGTGGTCGATTTGATGCCGGTGGATTCGGTTCCGGCCGTGCGGCAGCAGGAGGTCGATCTGGCAATCACCTACTCCTATTCGTTCCGCGCTCGTGATCTGCCGCTCGGCCTGTCCTCAGAATTCCTGTTCGGCGATCCGCTCGTGCTGCTCGCACCGCCGGGGCTGCGGGAGCACGCCAGCAAACACGGCCTCACCGCGGTGCGCGACGCCAACTGGATCGCCGCGCGCGATGGTGCGCCGTCCATCGTTTCGGTGATGTACGCCTGTCGAGAGGCCGGATTCGCGCCGCGCATCGAACACCGCAGCGGCAGCTTCGCCGGTATGGCGGAAATCGTCGAACACGGTCTCGGCGTCACCATTGTCCCGGAGATGTCGGTATCCGACGAGCACCGACATCTGATCGCGTGCACTATCACGAACGGTTCGCGCCAGGTCGGAGTGACCTACCGGCAGGCATCACTCGAACGGCCCGCGATCGGCGCGGCCATCCGGGCATTGCGCACCGTTGCGCGCCCGCGGCAATTGGCGTCGTGA
- a CDS encoding ABC transporter ATP-binding protein → MSADAALLRIEDLGVRYRSRRAEAGRYAVEGVSLAVGRGEFVSIVGESGSGKSTTVHAALHLLPASARVRAGVLELNGHDTSSWSDRRLARLRGPFVGFVPQDPGTSLNPVKRVGLQVLEALRLHRRIASGPARELALAKLELAGLPEPERVYRQYPHELSGGMKQRVLIAIALANDPALLVADEPTSALDVTVQKVILDHLAHLRSTLGLGVLLVTHDLGVAAQRSDRLIVMQQGRIVEEGSAAAILADPRAEYTRRLVAAAPSRYSARLRPSVGETPSAATESGDPLLRLRGLSKAFGTNTAVDDVSIEVTAGSTHAIVGESGAGKSTVARIAVGLTVPDSGEVWFDGKRVSGLSRRQLRPVRREIQFVYQNPYSSLDPKFDVEEIISEPLVAFGLLSGREQRRNRVAELLDAVALERGHRHRKPGELSGGQRQRVAIARALAARPRVLVLDEAVSALDVSVQAQILRLLVDLQHDQGLTYLFITHDLGVVRLIADDVTVMRAGKVVENGPVAAVFAEPAAEYTRRLLSAVPGAPELVGA, encoded by the coding sequence ATGAGTGCCGATGCGGCCTTGCTCCGGATCGAAGATCTCGGCGTCCGGTACCGTTCGCGGCGCGCAGAAGCGGGCCGATATGCGGTCGAGGGGGTATCGCTCGCGGTCGGTCGCGGTGAATTCGTTTCGATCGTCGGCGAATCCGGTTCCGGAAAGAGCACTACCGTGCATGCGGCGCTGCACCTGCTGCCCGCGTCCGCGCGGGTACGCGCGGGTGTGTTGGAACTGAACGGGCACGACACCTCGTCCTGGAGCGATCGTCGGCTGGCCCGGCTGCGCGGGCCGTTCGTCGGATTCGTACCGCAGGACCCTGGCACGTCGCTGAACCCGGTGAAGCGGGTTGGCCTGCAGGTATTGGAGGCGTTGCGGCTGCACCGGCGCATCGCATCCGGACCGGCTCGAGAGCTGGCGTTGGCCAAGCTCGAACTTGCCGGTCTACCGGAGCCCGAACGGGTGTACCGGCAATATCCGCACGAACTGTCGGGCGGTATGAAACAGCGTGTGTTGATCGCCATCGCGCTCGCCAACGATCCCGCGCTGTTGGTCGCGGACGAGCCGACCTCGGCGCTGGATGTGACGGTGCAGAAGGTCATCCTGGATCATCTCGCGCACCTTCGGTCCACGCTCGGCCTCGGTGTCTTGCTGGTGACCCACGATCTGGGCGTGGCCGCTCAACGTTCCGACCGGCTCATCGTGATGCAGCAGGGTCGCATCGTCGAAGAGGGAAGTGCCGCGGCCATTCTCGCCGACCCGCGGGCGGAATACACCCGCAGGCTGGTCGCGGCAGCACCGTCGAGATACAGCGCACGGCTACGGCCATCGGTGGGCGAGACACCTTCGGCGGCAACCGAATCCGGTGACCCACTGCTGCGATTGCGCGGACTGTCCAAGGCCTTCGGGACGAATACCGCGGTGGACGATGTGTCGATCGAGGTGACCGCGGGCAGCACCCATGCCATCGTCGGCGAGTCGGGCGCGGGCAAATCCACGGTCGCGCGGATCGCGGTCGGTCTCACCGTGCCCGACTCGGGCGAGGTGTGGTTCGACGGCAAGCGGGTCAGCGGGTTGTCGCGCAGGCAATTGCGTCCGGTGCGCCGCGAGATCCAGTTCGTCTATCAGAATCCGTACTCCTCCCTGGATCCGAAATTCGATGTCGAGGAGATCATCTCGGAACCACTGGTGGCGTTCGGACTGCTGTCGGGCCGCGAGCAGCGCCGAAATCGGGTGGCCGAACTCCTGGACGCGGTGGCGCTGGAACGCGGCCACCGGCACCGCAAACCCGGTGAATTGTCCGGCGGCCAGCGTCAGCGGGTGGCCATCGCCCGCGCCCTCGCGGCGCGCCCACGGGTGCTCGTCCTCGACGAGGCGGTCTCGGCGCTCGATGTCTCGGTGCAGGCCCAGATCCTGCGATTGCTGGTCGATCTGCAGCACGACCAGGGACTCACCTACTTGTTCATCACCCATGATCTCGGTGTGGTGCGGTTGATCGCCGACGACGTGACGGTGATGCGCGCCGGAAAGGTGGTCGAAAACGGGCCGGTGGCAGCGGTTTTTGCCGAGCCCGCGGCCGAATACACTCGTCGCCTGCTGTCCGCGGTGCCCGGCGCACCGGAACTGGTGGGCGCCTGA
- a CDS encoding aldo/keto reductase — MASSPFDLTYAAAQNRYEKVPYRRSGNSGLDLPAFSFGLWQKFGTDYAFATQREIILHAFDLGITHFDNADRYGPPHRAAQKNFGAVLAKDLAPYRDELILSTKAGNPIGPSPYLRGGSRKSILTSLEHSLRDLGTDYVDIFYHHRPDLSTPLEESVGALVSAVQQGKALYIGISNYLPDRTHEAVGLLRQAGVPLLVHQARYSIYDRRPEQNGLLDTARQDGFGLIVYSPLAQGLLTDKYLETIPAGARAQNSSFLSPDVIDDSYRQRTSELNKIAAARGQSLAQLALQWVLRRPEITSALIGASSTEQLDHNIAALDFPALTDEELALIEEHGVHGTGLRL, encoded by the coding sequence ATGGCCTCCAGCCCCTTCGATCTGACCTACGCCGCCGCGCAGAATCGCTACGAGAAGGTCCCGTATCGCCGCAGCGGTAACTCGGGCCTCGATCTGCCCGCCTTCTCGTTCGGCCTGTGGCAGAAGTTCGGTACCGACTACGCGTTCGCGACCCAGCGGGAGATCATCCTGCACGCGTTCGACCTGGGCATCACACACTTCGACAACGCCGACCGCTACGGGCCCCCGCACCGCGCCGCCCAGAAGAATTTCGGTGCGGTGCTCGCCAAGGACCTCGCCCCCTACCGTGACGAGCTCATCCTGTCGACCAAGGCGGGCAACCCGATCGGCCCGAGCCCCTACCTCAGGGGCGGATCACGCAAGTCGATCCTCACCTCGCTCGAACACAGTCTGCGCGACCTCGGCACCGATTACGTCGACATCTTCTACCACCACCGCCCCGACCTCAGCACACCGTTGGAGGAGTCGGTCGGCGCACTGGTCAGCGCAGTGCAGCAGGGCAAAGCTCTGTACATCGGCATCTCCAACTACCTGCCCGATCGGACCCATGAAGCTGTCGGCCTGCTCCGGCAGGCGGGTGTCCCACTGCTCGTTCACCAGGCCCGCTACTCGATCTACGACCGGCGACCAGAACAGAACGGACTCCTGGACACCGCCCGCCAGGACGGGTTCGGCCTGATCGTCTACTCACCCCTCGCCCAGGGCCTGCTGACCGACAAGTACCTCGAGACGATTCCCGCGGGCGCACGGGCGCAGAACAGCAGCTTCTTGTCACCGGATGTAATCGATGACAGCTACCGGCAGCGCACATCCGAGCTCAACAAGATCGCCGCGGCCCGCGGCCAGTCACTCGCCCAGCTGGCGCTGCAATGGGTGCTGCGGCGACCGGAGATCACCTCGGCGCTGATCGGTGCGAGTTCCACCGAACAACTCGACCACAACATCGCGGCACTGGACTTCCCAGCACTCACCGACGAAGAACTCGCACTCATCGAGGAGCACGGCGTACACGGAACCGGCCTCAGGCTCTGA
- a CDS encoding LLM class flavin-dependent oxidoreductase, with translation MLIIVGRVIRILGAEYGRDAMTVANVAGGPAVAAAEGLAPNSKHLSSLEFLWYIPNQVTPGHRGDAVTVDHNSLETLSAQAKALEDHGWKGALIGTGWGRPDTVTVATALAARTTTFEPLIAIRPGYWRPANFASAAASLDHLSGGRVRVNIVSGKDNLGAYGETESDQAHRYSRTREFIQLVRKLWTEENVTYRGEHYQVTDSTVAPRITPRGDRLHPTLYFGGASEAAERVAATEADVQLFWGEPLEGVRERIERLRSLSEELGREHAPLEFGLRITTFVRDTTEQAWAEAEAKVAEMAENQGAPAQNPHRQTAVGQQRLLDLAARGDVLDDNLYTAPGKFGGGGAGTTWLVGSPDDVAESLRKYRDLGITHFVLSDTPYLPEIERQGNQLLPLLRE, from the coding sequence ATGCTGATCATCGTCGGTCGAGTGATCCGCATCCTCGGCGCGGAATACGGAAGGGACGCAATGACAGTGGCGAATGTGGCGGGCGGCCCGGCTGTGGCAGCCGCGGAAGGCCTCGCACCGAACAGCAAGCACCTCTCGAGTCTCGAGTTTCTCTGGTACATCCCCAATCAGGTGACGCCGGGACACCGTGGCGACGCCGTCACGGTTGACCACAACAGCTTGGAAACCCTGAGCGCCCAGGCGAAGGCGCTCGAGGACCACGGCTGGAAGGGGGCATTGATCGGCACCGGTTGGGGTCGCCCGGATACGGTCACCGTCGCCACCGCCCTTGCCGCTAGGACGACGACATTCGAGCCACTCATCGCGATCCGTCCCGGCTACTGGCGACCTGCGAACTTCGCGTCCGCCGCGGCGAGTCTCGACCATCTGTCCGGTGGTCGGGTCCGCGTCAACATCGTGTCCGGGAAGGACAACCTCGGAGCGTACGGCGAGACCGAAAGCGATCAGGCACACCGTTATTCCCGCACCAGAGAGTTCATTCAGCTCGTCCGCAAGCTGTGGACCGAGGAGAATGTCACCTACCGTGGTGAGCACTACCAGGTAACCGATTCCACTGTGGCGCCGCGGATTACGCCACGCGGAGACCGGCTCCATCCGACGCTCTATTTCGGCGGCGCGTCCGAAGCCGCCGAGCGGGTTGCGGCGACCGAGGCAGACGTCCAACTATTCTGGGGTGAGCCGCTCGAGGGGGTGCGAGAAAGGATCGAGCGCTTGCGGTCGCTGAGCGAGGAACTCGGTCGGGAGCACGCGCCACTGGAGTTCGGTCTGCGGATCACCACGTTCGTTCGGGACACAACTGAGCAAGCCTGGGCCGAGGCGGAGGCGAAGGTGGCGGAGATGGCCGAAAACCAGGGTGCACCTGCGCAGAACCCGCACCGGCAGACCGCGGTGGGACAGCAGCGACTTCTCGACCTGGCCGCCCGCGGCGACGTACTCGACGACAACCTGTACACCGCACCGGGCAAATTCGGTGGCGGTGGCGCGGGCACCACCTGGCTTGTCGGCTCGCCTGATGATGTCGCCGAGTCGCTGCGCAAATACCGCGACCTCGGCATCACCCACTTCGTCCTCTCCGACACTCCGTACCTGCCGGAGATCGAGCGTCAGGGCAATCAGCTGCTGCCGTTGCTGCGCGAATGA
- a CDS encoding ABC transporter substrate-binding protein — MPSRFSKATLLVVAALVAGVLTGCSASGNRVAPGDDTGPPVSGGTLRFAVLDAPANLDPHSGSSYPESLITSNITDKLTYQNPATGDIEPWLAKSWDINPGLTEFTFHLRDDVTFSDGTRFTADSVKENFDLLGLGNKQLGIVPVTAYWVGYVGTDVLDPTTVKVTFNRANAGFLQALSLYFSGILGHSTLQLPKEQRSLAQNLVTTGPFTVAEHIYQQKTVLKKRPGYNWAPASRKHNGEAYLDTVEISVIPEAGVRTGALRAGKVDAILDVNNTDEAPLTREGYRIVPQLIPGRDIALDLKTDLFPTNDHAVREAVKLGWNREALAKTVLTPSYKVSSSVLSSRVPGYVDFSKDLQQDQQQAERILDAAGWKKAADGIRVDKDGRRLELALLGINNLVNNKPAYELIQQDLRKIGIDLKLNVLPIPDYTAASTQQQRWNIQVANQSRADVAVLEQVYSPQFTNMSKLAQGDPIYQQAIDTLSAVSKTLDKDQRAKAAEAAQRFLLDEQVLTVPVYNPAQVTAASPKVHNVGYEAQSRNVFYDTWIESR, encoded by the coding sequence GTGCCAAGCAGATTTTCGAAGGCGACGCTTCTCGTTGTCGCCGCCCTCGTCGCCGGGGTGCTGACCGGATGCTCGGCATCCGGTAACCGCGTTGCGCCGGGCGACGACACCGGCCCGCCGGTTTCCGGTGGCACATTGCGCTTCGCGGTGCTCGACGCGCCGGCGAACCTCGATCCGCACTCGGGCAGTTCGTATCCGGAATCGTTGATCACCAGCAATATCACCGACAAGCTGACCTATCAGAATCCCGCGACCGGTGATATCGAACCGTGGCTGGCGAAGTCGTGGGATATCAATCCGGGACTGACCGAGTTCACCTTTCATCTGCGCGATGACGTGACCTTCAGCGATGGCACCAGATTCACCGCCGATTCGGTCAAGGAAAATTTCGACCTGCTCGGCCTGGGCAACAAGCAGCTCGGCATCGTGCCGGTCACTGCGTACTGGGTGGGCTACGTCGGTACGGATGTGCTCGACCCGACGACCGTAAAGGTCACCTTCAACCGCGCGAATGCCGGTTTCCTGCAGGCACTTTCGCTGTACTTCTCCGGCATCCTCGGGCATTCGACGCTGCAGCTGCCCAAGGAACAGCGCAGTCTCGCGCAGAACCTGGTGACGACCGGTCCGTTCACCGTCGCCGAGCACATCTATCAGCAGAAGACGGTGCTGAAGAAGCGTCCGGGCTACAACTGGGCGCCCGCCAGCCGCAAACACAATGGCGAGGCCTACCTCGATACGGTGGAGATCTCGGTGATCCCGGAGGCGGGTGTGCGGACCGGCGCACTGCGCGCGGGCAAGGTGGACGCGATCCTCGATGTGAACAACACCGATGAGGCACCGCTGACCCGCGAGGGCTATCGCATTGTGCCGCAGCTGATCCCGGGCCGCGATATCGCCTTGGACCTCAAGACCGATTTGTTCCCGACCAACGACCACGCGGTCCGGGAGGCGGTGAAGTTGGGCTGGAACCGGGAGGCGTTGGCCAAAACGGTGCTGACGCCGAGCTATAAGGTCTCGAGCTCGGTGCTCTCCTCGCGGGTCCCCGGCTACGTCGACTTCTCCAAGGATCTGCAGCAGGACCAGCAGCAGGCCGAGCGGATCCTGGACGCCGCGGGCTGGAAGAAGGCCGCGGATGGGATCCGCGTCGATAAGGACGGGCGCAGGCTCGAACTCGCGCTGCTCGGCATCAACAACTTGGTCAACAACAAGCCCGCCTACGAATTGATTCAGCAGGACCTGCGCAAGATCGGCATCGACCTGAAGCTGAACGTGCTGCCGATCCCGGATTACACTGCGGCCTCGACCCAGCAGCAGCGCTGGAATATCCAGGTGGCCAACCAGAGTCGCGCCGATGTGGCGGTGCTGGAGCAGGTGTATTCACCGCAGTTCACCAATATGTCGAAGCTGGCCCAGGGCGATCCGATCTATCAGCAGGCGATCGACACGCTGAGTGCGGTGAGCAAGACCTTGGACAAGGACCAGCGCGCCAAGGCCGCCGAGGCGGCGCAGCGGTTCCTGCTCGACGAGCAGGTGCTGACCGTACCGGTCTACAACCCGGCGCAGGTGACCGCGGCCAGTCCCAAGGTGCACAACGTCGGGTATGAGGCGCAGTCGCGGAATGTCTTCTACGACACCTGGATCGAGTCGAGGTAG
- a CDS encoding ABC transporter permease: MARYVLAKLGQAIFVVWGAYTVTFVLLYVLPYDAVDLLFDPNQGDLVTEQDKQNARVYYGLDHNLVGQYLHRLFDAAHGDFGASTRTGEQVWPLILSVLPQTALLAGFALVLAVFIAFAVALTAGYTRTRWLADLVATLPAAGVSVPVFLVGLAVLQVFSFQLGWFPPTGNDGFAALVLPAVTLAIPVSAPIGQLLIKNFDAGLRAGYVTVSLAKGATRLWVLVRDVLKNAGLPALTIAGVTFGNLLAGAVIVETIFSRSGLGRLTETAVRTQDVPLVQAVVVFAAIVFVTVNFLVDLVYPLLDPRLRTRVRTRTSV, from the coding sequence ATGGCGCGGTATGTGCTCGCCAAGCTCGGACAGGCGATTTTCGTGGTCTGGGGTGCGTACACGGTGACCTTCGTGTTGCTGTACGTGCTCCCGTACGACGCCGTCGACCTGCTGTTCGATCCCAATCAGGGCGATCTGGTCACCGAACAGGACAAACAGAACGCACGGGTCTACTACGGACTGGACCACAATTTGGTCGGCCAGTATCTGCACCGGCTGTTCGATGCCGCGCACGGCGACTTCGGCGCGTCCACGCGCACGGGTGAGCAGGTCTGGCCGCTGATCCTGTCGGTGTTGCCGCAGACGGCGCTGCTAGCCGGATTCGCGCTGGTGCTCGCGGTGTTCATCGCCTTCGCGGTGGCGCTGACGGCGGGCTACACCCGCACCAGGTGGTTGGCCGATCTGGTCGCGACACTGCCGGCCGCGGGTGTATCGGTTCCGGTGTTTCTGGTGGGACTCGCTGTGCTGCAGGTGTTCTCGTTCCAGCTGGGCTGGTTCCCGCCGACCGGCAACGACGGGTTCGCCGCCCTGGTCCTGCCCGCCGTCACGCTGGCGATCCCGGTGTCGGCGCCGATCGGCCAGTTGCTGATCAAGAACTTCGATGCGGGTCTGCGCGCGGGTTATGTGACGGTATCGCTGGCGAAGGGCGCGACCAGGCTGTGGGTGCTGGTGCGCGACGTGCTCAAGAACGCGGGGTTGCCCGCGCTCACCATCGCCGGTGTCACTTTCGGCAATCTGCTCGCGGGCGCGGTGATCGTCGAAACCATCTTCTCCCGTTCGGGATTGGGGCGGCTCACCGAAACCGCGGTGCGCACCCAGGATGTGCCGCTGGTGCAGGCGGTGGTGGTGTTCGCGGCCATCGTCTTCGTGACCGTGAACTTTTTGGTCGATCTCGTCTATCCGCTGCTGGATCCCCGGCTGCGGACCCGTGTGCGGACAAGGACTTCGGTATGA
- a CDS encoding ABC transporter permease produces MTAIDIPAPAIDAPARTANARSRLRALITAPGLTISWLVIAMVLGWALVPSWFTDRSPFEGDSDASFRPPSLGHPFGTDRLGRDLLARTIYGTSTTVSATLLAVALGFVIGSAIGLFSGFIGGRADSVIMRFVDVLLAIPGLLLAMTVVTAVGYGTMNVAVAVGISAVAAFARVMRSEVLKVAGTDYVEAAYGSGAGFGRVLVRHVLPNSVPAVVSLAALECGAAVLAVAALGFLGYGAPPPQPEWGLAVAEGRDFLATYPWISIMPGVLIAVVVLSTNRIGRALGDS; encoded by the coding sequence ATGACCGCGATCGATATTCCCGCGCCGGCGATCGACGCGCCCGCACGAACGGCCAACGCGCGTAGCCGGTTGCGTGCGCTGATCACGGCACCTGGTTTGACGATTTCCTGGCTGGTGATCGCCATGGTCCTCGGCTGGGCGCTGGTTCCGTCCTGGTTCACCGATCGGTCGCCGTTCGAGGGGGATTCGGATGCCAGTTTCCGTCCGCCGAGCCTCGGCCACCCGTTCGGCACCGATCGGCTCGGGCGAGATCTGTTGGCGCGCACCATTTATGGGACCTCGACAACCGTGAGCGCGACCCTGCTCGCGGTGGCGCTCGGGTTCGTGATCGGTTCCGCGATCGGGCTGTTCAGCGGCTTCATCGGCGGCCGGGCGGATTCGGTGATCATGCGCTTCGTCGATGTGCTGCTCGCCATTCCTGGTCTGCTGCTGGCCATGACAGTGGTCACGGCCGTCGGCTACGGCACCATGAACGTCGCTGTTGCCGTTGGTATTTCGGCCGTCGCGGCCTTCGCGCGGGTGATGCGCTCGGAGGTGCTCAAGGTGGCAGGCACCGACTATGTCGAGGCCGCTTACGGTTCGGGAGCCGGGTTCGGGCGGGTGCTGGTGCGCCATGTGCTGCCGAATTCGGTCCCCGCGGTGGTGTCACTCGCCGCGCTGGAGTGCGGCGCCGCCGTGTTGGCCGTCGCGGCGCTCGGCTTCCTCGGATACGGTGCGCCGCCGCCGCAACCCGAATGGGGTCTCGCGGTGGCCGAGGGGCGCGACTTCCTGGCCACCTATCCGTGGATCTCGATCATGCCCGGCGTGCTGATCGCGGTAGTCGTGCTGTCCACCAACAGAATCGGCCGAGCGTTAGGGGATTCGTGA